In the Nitrospirota bacterium genome, TCTGGTGAACGTGGCGAATCCGCAGCCTGATAGAACCAGGGCCACGAGGCACGTGGCAAGAGGCAAGAGGCGAAAGCTGAAAGTCACAAGCCGATGAACAAGACCGGCTTTCTTCCCTCCTGCATTTCGTCCGTCCATCGCCCCTAGCCCTCTTTAGTCGCCGAAGGGCCAGAATTGGAACTCGAGCCGGTCGGTGCGCTTGCCGAAGACGATCTCATCCACCACGCCATCCTTGTTCAAAAAGACGTACAGGTCGTCGGTCTTGACGTTGATGCGGGACAAATTCAACACCAACAAGAACAGCCCTTTCGCCTTGATGTCGTAGCGATAGTACTGGAAGATCTCATGGTCGTTGGCCTGGACGATACGGTCGGGGGCGCCGAGGGCCGAGACCACCTGCGCCCTGCTGTCCCCCTTCTTGATAGCGGAGACGTCCTCCTTCTTGAATTCGTCGCCCAGCGTCCCGCGATTGAAGGAGCAGCCGCTCCATGTTCCCAAGCTCACGAGCACGAGCGAAACGACCGCCACTCGATGCATCCACGATCCGATTCGCATAGCCGTTGTTCCCTCTTCCGTTGCGGACTGCGTCAGGTCTCGGCCGGGGGCGCGGCGTCCTATTCCGGCTCTCCTCTCGGCAGGACGAAATCCTGCTCGAACACCCGGTAGCTCGACGGCGCCAGACCGGCCCGCACGTAAGCCGCCTGAGCGATCCGGTTTTCCCCTTCCACGTAGAGGCGAATGCCGCAGACGTCCTTCCGTTCGCGCGCCCATTGCAGGACCGTCTCGTGCAAGCGGCGATAGACGCCCCGCCGCCGCCAGGCTGGATGGACGTACACGCTCTGGATCCACCAGAAGGTGGCGTTGCGCCAGTCGCTCCATTCGTAGGTCACCAGCAACTGTCCGACGACCTGCCGGCCCGCCCCCTGCCCCACTTCCGCGACCAGATAAAAGCCGCGATCCGGGGACTCGAACACGGCCAGCGTCCCTCGCCGCAGCCGCTCGCGGTCGAGGGCGCGGCCCTCAGTTTCCTTCGCCATCGCGGCGCTAAAGTCCACCAGCGTGTCCACGTCCTCCGGGCCGGCGTAGCGAACGGTCAGTTCGTCGGTACGGGATGTGGTCATGGGCGTCCTCAGGATACCGTCCCGGAGCGTGAGGGCTGCATCAGCCGGGCCGGCTTGTACAATCCGGCTGAGAACTCCACCTTCAGCGCTTCCTCGGGGGGGAGGTCCAGGGGAATGACCTGCGTCTTCGGAACGAAGGCCAGGTACCCGGTGAAGGGATGGATCGCGGTCGGGACGAAGACCATCAGGAGCGGGTGCGGGACGGTCGCCTGCACCGGCGTCGGCGCCGCGCCCATCACGAATCCCAGCGCCCACAAGCCGTTTCGGGGAAACGGAAAGGCCACGACGGTGCTGCGGGTGAAGCGGGACCGGAACTGCAGGAGGTCGGTCATGCCTTTGAGGGTCAGGTAGATGCTGCTGACCACCGGAATGCCCTGGACCGACTCTTCCGCCCAGCGGAGCAGTTGCTGGCCCAGGAAATGGGTCGCGACGAGCCCCGCCAGCAGAATCAGGCCGAGCAGGCTGACGAGGCCCAGGCCCGGAACGTCGAACTTGGCGGCCGGGCCGAGCAGGTCCGCGATCAGACCGTCAATGGCCAGAAAGAGGGTGTCCAGGATGAGAAAGGTCCCCCATGCCGGGACCAGCACCAGCAGTCCGGTCAGGAAATAGCGTCTGATCCGATGAACCCAGCCCGCCGTGTTCATGTGCTCTAGTCTAGCAGATTCCGGGGAGCGGCGTCTCACGCCGCGACTTGATCTATGACCCGAATTCCTCTAGGCTAGAGTCCTCGACGGCTGCCGCAGGGGCAAGACTCTCGCCGCCCGGGAAGCGCGGGGGACGGGAACGGAGGAGACGAACCGGACATGAACATTGATCAGGAGCTGTTGGCGATTCTCTGTTGTCCCGACACGAAGCAGGAGGTGACGCTCGCCAACGATGCGCTCATCGCCCGATTGAACGCGCGCATCGAGCGGGGCGAGCTCAAGAACAAGGCCGGCCAGCCGGTCACCGAGAAGTTGGATGGAGGGCTGATCCGCGCGGACAGGAAGATCCTCTATCCGATCAGGGAGGACATTCCGGTCATGCTGATCGAGGAGGGCATCCCGCTCGAAGGCATTGTCTGACGCTCGCGCCCTTCCCGGTTCTCCCCAACTCAGGGCAGCAACAGCCCGGCGTCGCCCCGCTCGCGGGCGGTCTTGGATCCCGTCGAGGTCCCGCACTCTACGCACAGGTATTCGTACAGGTCGCCGGTCGGGAGGATCAGCAGCAGGCGCTCCCGTGCGGGCGTGGCCTGCCGGCACGTGGGGCAGTAAAGAAGCGACGCGCGGAGGGAACCAAACTGATCGGGTTGAGCGGTTCTCTCCCGGTTATTCCGGGGAAGGCCACCGGGCTGCGGTCTTCGACGGAGGGGAGGCACAGGCGGCCATCCGCCGGCTCCCTGCCCTCTCGAGTTGGGGAGGCTCATGAGCGATGTCCTTCGGGACGGTCCCGGCCCGGTCATGCGGACGGATCGACCTTCGCCCTCCCCTTGATCATCCACCAGAGGGAGCGGGAGAGCTGGAAGGAAATGTAGACCGAGAGCCCTACCAGAAGCCCGTAGAGGCCGGCCTTGTCCCACGGCCAGGACTCAGGCGCGTGCAGCACCAGCGCCAGCACGATATGCCCCCCCAGCCCCAACGAGATCGCAAAGATGATCCATTCGCGAACCATCGAGGACATGCGTTCAGCTCCCTGACGGCGGGAACGTGGGCGGGCTCTCCCTGGCGGGCCCGATCAGACCGAACTCTTGGCTGACTCGATCTCGGTGACGGTAATCAAGCTGGCCAGATAGTCCGACACGAAGGTCAGCGCTTCTTCGCGGCCGTCGGCTCGCCGGCCCTTTTCCCGCCGCTGCACGGACAACTCATGGTCCAGGTCCGACTTCACGTCGCTCAGGAGCCTCTGGAGCGCCGACGGTGTCAGGTTGGTGTCCATGTCTTCCAGCTCCTGGCACCGGTCCAGAACCCAGTTCAGGCCCTCGATGCGGCCGGCGTAGTGCTCCTGATCCGCCACGTCCAGCCTGGCCATCGTGGTGGCAAAGGTCTGCGCTTCATACACCAGGTTGTAGAAACTCGTCACGGCCCGCTGCAAAGTCGGATTCATACTCTCCTCGTTGAGGGTCGGAAAGGCAACGCTAGGCTCATTATAATACAAGAGCGAGCGGTACTCACAAGCAGTTTTTTTGCGGGCGAGTTCAGGTGAACAGCAGGGCGTGGAACTCGGCCATGAAGCCGTAATAGAGAGGCGCAAAGTCCTTGAGGCTCTCAGGGCTGGTTTCTTTGAGGCGTTTGAAGAAAAAAACCTGGTGGCGCGGGTCGAGCTGCTCGAGCAAGTGCCCCAACTGGGCCATCGTGTAACTGCCGGCCGGTACGCTGAGGACGTAGTGCACCAGCCGTTCGACGAATTGCTGCCCCACGTAGTCGCTCGAGATCAATCCTTCGGGCAACTTGCCGCTGGCCAGGAATTCATCGAACGGCACGGCCTGCGCCGCAAAAGGAACCGGAGCCGAAGGACGGGTGGTCATCAGCGCCTCCACCGCACGCGACTGGCCGTCGCCGGAGCCCCCACTCTACCCAAGGCCCGTTGAGCCGTCAAGCGTTCCTGACGTAGTTTCCTGGGGACCGAGTGGCGCCGGGTGGAACGGGAACCGACGATGGCGATCGCCGCTCCCGTCGGCTTGACAGGCCGTGAGGTGGCCGGTAGAATCGAGCCTCTCCTCACAGGGTGGCGAGCGGGAATAGCTCAGTGGTAGAGCATCGCCTTGCCAAGGCGAGGGTCGCGGGTTCAAATCCCGTTTCCCGC is a window encoding:
- the bamE gene encoding outer membrane protein assembly factor BamE, with translation MRIGSWMHRVAVVSLVLVSLGTWSGCSFNRGTLGDEFKKEDVSAIKKGDSRAQVVSALGAPDRIVQANDHEIFQYYRYDIKAKGLFLLVLNLSRINVKTDDLYVFLNKDGVVDEIVFGKRTDRLEFQFWPFGD
- a CDS encoding GNAT family N-acetyltransferase yields the protein MTTSRTDELTVRYAGPEDVDTLVDFSAAMAKETEGRALDRERLRRGTLAVFESPDRGFYLVAEVGQGAGRQVVGQLLVTYEWSDWRNATFWWIQSVYVHPAWRRRGVYRRLHETVLQWARERKDVCGIRLYVEGENRIAQAAYVRAGLAPSSYRVFEQDFVLPRGEPE
- a CDS encoding DUF502 domain-containing protein produces the protein MNTAGWVHRIRRYFLTGLLVLVPAWGTFLILDTLFLAIDGLIADLLGPAAKFDVPGLGLVSLLGLILLAGLVATHFLGQQLLRWAEESVQGIPVVSSIYLTLKGMTDLLQFRSRFTRSTVVAFPFPRNGLWALGFVMGAAPTPVQATVPHPLLMVFVPTAIHPFTGYLAFVPKTQVIPLDLPPEEALKVEFSAGLYKPARLMQPSRSGTVS
- a CDS encoding Trm112 family protein, yielding MNIDQELLAILCCPDTKQEVTLANDALIARLNARIERGELKNKAGQPVTEKLDGGLIRADRKILYPIREDIPVMLIEEGIPLEGIV